In Fusarium fujikuroi IMI 58289 draft genome, chromosome FFUJ_chr08, one genomic interval encodes:
- a CDS encoding related to agmatinase: MRFNHLLPVLPFAGLTLGCNHHHDDKKWTAEELAELEAKWGFDWAFGGIGTFAHLNHVKCLTEPTEPYDIAIIGAPFDTAVTYRPGARFGPRSIRHASGRQHSLRGYNPRADINPYQNWAKIVDCGDIPITPIDNDIAQKQMTQALEQLGMRRTVSSISSKPKLFTLGGDHSLTLPALRALKKVYGDREIQVLHFDAHLDTWNPHAYPSYWGTTPFNHGSMFWLANQEGLLSNSSSHPSVHAGLRTRLTGIQDNEDDTAQNWIRFSADDIDKIGTQGIIDGIMKILGTENLVYLSVDIDVLDPAFAPGTGTPEPGGWSTREFINILRGIEGLNLVGADVVEVSPIYQGAGEETTFAAAQVVYEILTSMVKRGLQDLGRSDKASKDEL, encoded by the exons ATGAGATTCAACCATCTACTCCCAGTTCTCCCCTTCGCTGGGCTGACGCTTGGGTGCAACCACCATCACGACGACAAGAAATGGACTGCTGAGGAGTTGGCCGAACTCGAAGCCAAATGGGGCTTCGAT TGGGCATTCGGCGGCATTGGCACGTTCGCGCACCTCAATCATGTCAAATGCCTTACAGAGCCCACCGAGCCCTATGACATCGCTATCATCGGCGCGCCATTTGACACCGCTGTGACGTATAGACCCGGCGCACGATTCGGTCCACGAAGTATTCGTCACGCGTCAGGTCGTCAGCACTCGCTCCGCGGCTACAATCCCCGAGCAGACATTAATCCATATCAAAACTGGGCCAAGATCGTGGACTGCGGAGATATTCCTATAACACCTATCGATAATGATATAGCCCAGAAGCAGATGACGCAGGCCCTGGAGCAATTGGGAATGCGCAGAACCGTGTCGTCTATTTCCTCGAAGCCCAAGTTGTTCACGCTTGGTGGCGATCATAGCTTGACTTTGCCTGCCCTCCGGGCGCTGAAGAAGGTGTACGGAGATCGTGAGATCCAAGTCCTTCATTTCGATG CCCATCTTGACACATGGAACCCTCACGCATATCCGTCCTACTGGGGAACAACACCTTTCAACCATGGATCCATGTTCTGGCTAGCCAACCAAGAAGGACTTCTCTCCAACTCGTCATCTCACCCTTCAGTCCACGCAGGCTTGCGAACACGGCTCACAGGCATCCAAGATAATGAAGACGACACTGCACAGAACTGGATTCGTTTTTCAGCTGATGATATCGACAAAATTGGTACACAGGGTATAATCGATGGTATAATGAAGATTCTAGGCACTGAGAACTTGGTATACTTGTCGGTGGATATTGACGTCCTCGACCCAGCTTTTGCTCCAGGAACAGGCACGCCTGAGCCTGGAGGTTGGTCTACCAGGGAGTTCATAAACATCCTTAGAGGCATCGAGGGTCTGAACTTAGTTGGCGCTGATGTAGTGGAAGTCTCCCCTATTTATCAAGGGGCGGGTGAAGAGACGACCTTCGCGGCTGCGCAGGTAGTTTATGAGATTTTGACGTCCATGGTCAAGAGAGGGTTGCAGGATCTGGGAAGGTCGGACAAGGCTAGTAAGGATGAGCTATAG